One stretch of Carassius gibelio isolate Cgi1373 ecotype wild population from Czech Republic chromosome B1, carGib1.2-hapl.c, whole genome shotgun sequence DNA includes these proteins:
- the gja8b gene encoding gap junction protein alpha 8 paralog b, whose product MGDWSFLGNILEEVNEHSTVIGRVWLTVLFIFRILILGTAAEFVWGDEQSDYVCNTQQPGCENVCYDEAFPISHIRLWVLQIIFVSTPSLVYVGHAVHHVHMEEKRKEREEAELNRQQEINEERLPIAPDQGSVRTAKETSTKGSKKFRLEGTLLRTYICHIIFKTLFEVGFVVGQYFLYGFRILPLYKCSRWPCPNTVDCFVSRPTEKTVFIIFMLAVACVSLFLNFVEISHLGLKKIHFVFRKPVRPQVEGPGAAEKALPSIASSSIQKAKGYKLLEEDRATSHFFPLTEVGGMEAGRLPAPYKPFEEKTDESTAPKKDVSKVYDETLPSYAQTTVIGPSAAAGVVRRDEYEDELAVEADVEASETIEDTRPLSSLSKASSRARSDDLTV is encoded by the coding sequence ATGGGTGACTGGAGCTTTTTGGGCAACATCCTCGAGGAAGTAAACGAGCATTCGACGGTAATCGGTAGGGTGTGGCTCACGGTCCTCTTCATCTTCCGAATCCTCATCCTGGGCACGGCCGCGGAGTTCGTGTGGGGCGACGAGCAATCGGATTACGTGTGCAACACGCAGCAGCCGGGTTGCGAGAACGTTTGCTATGACGAGGCCTTCCCCATCTCGCACATTCGTCTGTGGGTGCTCCAGATCATCTTCGTTTCCACGCCTTCTTTGGTGTACGTGGGCCATGCTGTCCACCATGTACACATGGAGGAGAAGCGAAAGGAACGGGAGGAGGCTGAGCTCAACAGGCAGCAAGAGATAAATGAGGAGAGGCTGCCGATCGCACCCGATCAGGGAAGCGTCCGTACGGCCAAGGAGACGAGCACGAAGGGCAGCAAGAAGTTCCGTCTGGAGGGCACTCTCTTGAGGACCTATATCTGCCACATTATCTTCAAGACTCTCTTTGAGGTAGGCTTTGTGGTGGGCCAGTATTTCTTGTACGGCTTCCGAATCCTGCCGCTCTACAAGTGCAGCCGCTGGCCGTGCCCAAACACAGTCGACTGCTTTGTCTCAAGGCCTACGGAGAAAACCGTGTTCATTATCTTTATGTTAGCCGTGGCCTGCGTCTCGCTTTTCCTCAACTTTGTGGAAATCAGCCATTTGGGCCTGAAAAAGATCCACTTTGTGTTCCGTAAACCAGTGCGGCCGCAAGTTGAGGGTCCAGGGGCGGCCGAGAAGGCCTTGCCTTCCATAGCTTCCTCCTCGATCCAGAAAGCCAAAGGCTACAAGTTGCTGGAGGAGGACAGAGCCACGTCGCACTTCTTCCCCTTGACTGAGGTAGGGGGAATGGAGGCTGGCCGGCTTCCGGCTCCGTACAAGCCATTTGAGGAGAAAACGGACGAGTCGACCGCACCTAAGAAAGACGTGTCTAAGGTGTATGATGAAACGCTGCCTTCCTACGCCCAGACAACTGTGATAGGACCAAGCGCGGCGGCAGGAGTTGTACGCAGGGATGAATACGAGGACGAGTTGGCCGTTGAAGCAGATGTGGAAGCCAGCGAGACGATAGAAGACACGCGGCCGCTCAGCAGCCTGAGCAAGGCCAGCAGTCGGGCAAGGTCAGATGACTTGACGGTATAA